From one Amycolatopsis sp. FDAARGOS 1241 genomic stretch:
- the hisD gene encoding histidinol dehydrogenase, producing the protein MLNRTDLRGQVPTVAELRAALPRAEYDVDAALHHVRPVVEAVRDRGVAAVLEYTEQFDKVRPQSVRVPAAELTKALDALDPQVRAALEESIARARKVHADQRRQDVTTQVVPGGTVTERWVPVDRVGLYAPGGLAVYPSTVVMNVVPAQLAGVRSLVVCSPPQVAFGGLPHPTILAAAALLGVDEVWAVGGAQAVALLAYGGTDTDGAELAPVDIVTGPGNIYLTAAKRLVRGVIGIDSEAGPTEIAILADETADPVHVAADLISQAEHDPLAASVLVTTSEELADAVEKDLTGRVAATKHSERVTQALSGTQSGVILVSTVDDGLRVVDAYAAEHLEIQTANAREVAARVRNAGAVFVGAYAPVSLGDYCAGSNHVLPTGGFARHSSGLSVQSFLKGIHVVDYSQDALREVAGRVVALADAEDLPAHGEAVTARFAGETR; encoded by the coding sequence ATGCTGAACCGCACCGACCTGCGTGGGCAGGTCCCGACCGTCGCCGAACTGCGAGCCGCGCTGCCGCGCGCCGAATACGACGTGGACGCGGCCCTGCATCACGTTCGGCCGGTGGTCGAGGCGGTTCGCGACCGCGGGGTGGCGGCGGTGCTCGAGTACACCGAGCAGTTCGACAAGGTCCGCCCGCAGTCCGTGCGCGTCCCCGCGGCGGAGCTGACGAAAGCCCTCGACGCGCTCGACCCGCAGGTCCGCGCCGCGCTCGAGGAGTCGATCGCGCGCGCCCGGAAGGTGCACGCCGATCAGCGCCGCCAGGACGTGACCACGCAGGTGGTCCCCGGTGGCACGGTCACGGAGCGCTGGGTGCCGGTGGACCGCGTCGGGTTGTACGCGCCGGGCGGGCTGGCGGTGTACCCGTCGACGGTGGTCATGAACGTGGTGCCGGCGCAGCTCGCGGGCGTCCGCTCGCTGGTGGTCTGCTCGCCACCGCAGGTGGCGTTCGGCGGCCTGCCGCACCCGACGATCCTCGCGGCCGCCGCTCTGCTGGGCGTCGACGAGGTGTGGGCTGTCGGCGGTGCGCAGGCCGTGGCGCTGCTCGCGTACGGCGGCACGGACACCGATGGCGCCGAGCTCGCGCCCGTGGACATCGTCACCGGTCCGGGCAACATCTACCTCACCGCCGCGAAGCGCCTGGTCCGGGGCGTGATCGGCATCGACTCCGAGGCCGGCCCCACGGAGATCGCGATCCTCGCCGACGAGACGGCCGACCCGGTCCACGTGGCGGCCGACCTCATCAGCCAGGCCGAGCACGACCCGCTCGCGGCCAGCGTGCTCGTGACCACGTCCGAGGAGCTTGCCGACGCCGTCGAGAAAGACCTCACCGGGCGCGTCGCCGCGACGAAGCACTCGGAGCGCGTGACGCAGGCGCTGAGCGGGACGCAGTCGGGAGTCATCCTGGTGTCCACTGTGGACGACGGGCTCCGGGTCGTGGACGCCTACGCCGCCGAGCACCTCGAGATCCAGACGGCGAACGCCCGGGAGGTCGCCGCGCGGGTGCGCAACGCCGGGGCGGTGTTCGTCGGGGCGTACGCGCCGGTCTCGCTCGGCGACTACTGCGCCGGCTCCAACCACGTGCTGCCCACGGGCGGCTTCGCCCGGCACTCGTCGGGCCTGTCGGTGCAGAGCTTCCTCAAGGGCATCCACGTCGTCGACTACAGCCAGGACGCGCTGCGCGAGGTCGCCGGCCGCGTCGTCGCGCTGGCCGACGCCGAGGACCTGCCCGCCCACGGCGAGGCCGTGACCGCCCGATTCGCGGGGGAGACCCGATGA
- a CDS encoding carbon-nitrogen hydrolase family protein has product MPRIALVQLNSGDDAEENLKLVRAGVEAAAADGARIVVFPEATMARFGRPLGPVAQPLDGPWASAVAAIADEHGVLVVAGMFTPAPDGRVRNTLVITGLGVSLGYDKIHLYDAFGFAESDTVAPGDAPVTFEVEGTVFGVATCYDVRFPELFRRLADDGADVVLMPTSWGAGEGKLDQWRVLVRARALDSGCWVVGCGQADPAASGIEVNPKAPTGIGHSLVADGFGRVLVELGAEPETVVVEVDPAVAGKARGATGALGNRRL; this is encoded by the coding sequence GTGCCGCGGATCGCGTTGGTCCAGCTCAACTCGGGCGACGATGCGGAGGAGAACCTGAAACTCGTTCGCGCCGGTGTCGAAGCCGCTGCCGCGGACGGGGCGCGCATCGTGGTCTTCCCAGAGGCGACGATGGCGCGGTTCGGGCGGCCGCTCGGGCCGGTGGCGCAGCCCCTGGACGGGCCGTGGGCGTCGGCGGTGGCGGCGATCGCGGACGAGCACGGGGTGCTGGTGGTGGCGGGGATGTTCACGCCGGCCCCGGACGGCCGGGTGCGGAACACCTTGGTGATCACCGGCCTCGGGGTGTCGCTCGGGTACGACAAGATCCACCTGTACGACGCGTTCGGCTTCGCCGAGTCGGACACGGTGGCGCCTGGGGACGCGCCCGTGACGTTCGAGGTCGAGGGGACCGTGTTCGGGGTCGCGACGTGTTACGACGTGCGGTTCCCGGAGTTGTTCCGGCGGTTGGCGGACGACGGCGCGGATGTGGTGCTGATGCCCACTTCGTGGGGGGCTGGGGAAGGGAAGCTCGACCAGTGGCGGGTGCTGGTGCGGGCGCGCGCGTTGGATTCCGGGTGCTGGGTCGTGGGGTGTGGGCAGGCTGATCCGGCGGCTTCGGGGATCGAGGTGAATCCGAAGGCGCCGACGGGGATCGGGCATTCGCTGGTTGCTGATGGGTTCGGGCGGGTGCTGGTGGAGTTGGGCGCTGAGCCGGAGACGGTTGTGGTGGAGGTGGATCCCGCGGTGGCGGGGAAGGCGAGGGGGGCGACGGGGGCGTTGGGTAATCGGCGGTTGTGA
- a CDS encoding response regulator transcription factor gives MSESVYMTEERPSTGETESARIRVAVIEDHPLYRRSVERVLAEAPDVELGAVADSVARFHVERQPPGSVVLLDLGLPGVAGAAAVLEVCELGHHVLVVSAQAESEQVLAAISAGAKGFLSKDVDVDELLIAIRAVAEGGSYVSAVVAGMIITDNTERPVARPEMALSPREEQVLRLVAAGERDIDIARILDIGVRTVRGYLDRIRDKTGERRRPGLVKEAIRRGLVGGS, from the coding sequence ATGAGCGAGTCGGTGTACATGACAGAGGAACGGCCCAGCACGGGGGAGACGGAGTCCGCGCGGATCCGGGTGGCGGTGATCGAGGACCACCCGCTGTACCGGCGGTCGGTGGAGCGCGTGCTCGCCGAGGCCCCGGACGTCGAACTGGGCGCGGTGGCGGACTCCGTGGCCCGCTTCCACGTCGAGCGGCAGCCGCCGGGGTCGGTGGTGCTGCTCGACCTGGGGTTGCCGGGCGTCGCGGGCGCGGCCGCCGTGCTGGAAGTCTGCGAGCTCGGGCACCACGTGCTCGTGGTCTCCGCGCAGGCCGAATCGGAACAGGTGCTGGCCGCGATCTCGGCCGGCGCCAAGGGTTTCCTGTCCAAGGACGTCGACGTCGACGAGCTGCTGATCGCGATCCGCGCCGTCGCCGAGGGCGGTTCCTACGTGTCGGCGGTGGTCGCCGGGATGATCATCACGGACAACACCGAGCGGCCGGTCGCACGGCCCGAGATGGCGCTCTCCCCGCGCGAGGAGCAGGTGCTACGGCTGGTCGCGGCGGGCGAGCGGGACATCGACATCGCCCGCATCCTCGACATCGGCGTCCGCACCGTGCGCGGCTACCTCGACCGCATCCGCGACAAGACGGGTGAACGCCGCCGCCCGGGGCTGGTCAAGGAGGCCATCCGCCGGGGCCTCGTGGGCGGGTCCTGA
- the eccB gene encoding type VII secretion protein EccB → MIGLLSPSGGKDWLAGGHVIVEEGTGARFVLGADGAVHPVLNYASARLLADGNGDATVSVSSEDLGKAPRGTEIGISAAPDSLPAAGALVAAPWTSCSRTTQDAPASAEPLVAVLLGTPAAGTRLPRGSGVIVRVRGGERYLLADGRRYRLGDEATAALQFGSYPTIAVSSRWLDTVPAGRDLGELPVPGAGGPGPRVDPADTRVGEVLAVVDVMASAGDATLYYLVRGDGLEPVGQTEASLLVTTSANDAAYDGNAAPERVRAADVASVRKVAPSRAGGADLAAYPDRVPGKAPATGSSVTLCAQGGEVFVCAAVPVPPGGCALPVTSHRDARVADEVYVPPSGGALVCDTGSGTTYLVTDLGRNYPIATAPALASLGYGSVARQALASGLLALVPTGPALDPATAGQPVPSGGTG, encoded by the coding sequence GTGATCGGCCTGCTCAGCCCCTCGGGTGGCAAGGACTGGCTCGCCGGCGGGCACGTGATCGTCGAGGAGGGCACGGGCGCGCGCTTCGTGCTCGGCGCCGACGGCGCGGTGCACCCGGTGCTCAACTACGCGTCGGCGCGGCTGCTCGCGGATGGCAACGGCGACGCGACCGTCTCCGTCTCCTCCGAAGACCTGGGCAAAGCTCCGCGTGGCACGGAGATCGGCATCTCCGCCGCCCCCGACTCGCTGCCCGCCGCCGGCGCGCTCGTGGCCGCGCCGTGGACGAGCTGCAGCCGCACGACGCAGGACGCGCCCGCGTCGGCCGAACCGCTCGTGGCCGTGCTGCTCGGCACGCCCGCCGCGGGGACGCGGCTGCCGCGCGGCTCGGGCGTGATCGTCCGGGTGCGGGGCGGCGAGCGTTACCTGCTCGCCGACGGCCGCCGCTACCGGCTCGGCGACGAGGCCACGGCCGCGCTGCAGTTCGGCAGCTACCCGACGATCGCGGTGTCGTCCCGCTGGCTCGACACCGTGCCCGCCGGACGCGACCTCGGCGAGCTCCCCGTGCCCGGCGCGGGCGGGCCAGGGCCGCGCGTCGACCCGGCGGACACACGCGTCGGCGAGGTCCTCGCGGTGGTCGACGTGATGGCAAGCGCGGGCGACGCCACGTTGTACTACCTCGTGCGCGGCGACGGCCTCGAGCCCGTCGGCCAGACCGAGGCGAGCCTGCTCGTCACCACATCCGCCAACGACGCCGCGTACGACGGCAACGCCGCGCCGGAGCGCGTACGTGCGGCCGACGTCGCTTCTGTGCGCAAGGTGGCGCCCTCGCGTGCCGGCGGCGCCGATCTCGCCGCGTACCCGGACCGGGTCCCGGGCAAGGCGCCGGCCACCGGCTCGTCGGTGACCCTGTGCGCGCAGGGCGGCGAAGTGTTCGTCTGCGCCGCAGTGCCGGTGCCGCCGGGCGGGTGCGCGTTGCCGGTCACGAGCCACCGCGACGCCCGCGTGGCCGACGAGGTGTACGTGCCGCCCTCGGGCGGCGCCCTGGTTTGCGACACCGGTTCCGGCACGACCTACCTGGTCACGGACCTGGGGCGAAATTATCCGATCGCGACCGCTCCGGCGCTCGCTTCGCTCGGTTACGGTTCCGTGGCCAGGCAGGCGCTTGCGAGCGGTCTTCTGGCACTGGTGCCGACGGGTCCGGCGCTGGACCCGGCCACGGCCGGGCAGCCGGTGCCGTCGGGTGGAACGGGATGA
- a CDS encoding GNAT family N-acetyltransferase has product MSLDLAVANAAAFWTALAESRGHALTTRPGFVCVHGSERSGMRIVLRSATPSADDVAELTELAKNGTTVVVEDAYGCVDLEPLGLSARQLPVMTRTGPGFGAGDVVLADTPDLLAAVEDVVVHGFPLGRHQPYVRGEVFPPGLLERDDLSARLLLRDGEPAGACLVVRGGGAVGLYWVTTAPAFRSRGIGRALMHAVLSEVDGEVVTLTASKLGKPLYDALEFTTVAMASWWA; this is encoded by the coding sequence ATGAGCCTCGACCTCGCCGTCGCCAATGCCGCCGCGTTCTGGACCGCCCTCGCCGAGAGCCGGGGTCACGCGCTGACCACGCGGCCGGGATTCGTGTGCGTGCACGGCAGCGAACGCAGCGGGATGCGGATCGTGCTGCGCTCGGCCACGCCGAGCGCGGACGACGTCGCCGAACTCACCGAGCTGGCGAAGAACGGGACGACCGTGGTCGTGGAGGACGCCTACGGTTGCGTCGACCTGGAGCCGCTCGGGTTGAGCGCGCGGCAGCTGCCCGTGATGACGCGCACGGGGCCCGGCTTCGGCGCCGGCGACGTCGTGCTCGCCGACACGCCGGACCTGCTCGCGGCGGTGGAGGACGTGGTCGTGCACGGGTTCCCGCTCGGGCGCCACCAGCCCTACGTCCGCGGCGAGGTGTTCCCGCCCGGCCTGCTGGAGCGCGACGACCTCTCCGCGCGGCTGCTCCTTCGCGACGGCGAACCGGCGGGCGCGTGCCTCGTCGTGCGCGGTGGTGGGGCCGTCGGGCTGTACTGGGTCACGACGGCGCCGGCGTTCCGCTCCCGCGGGATCGGCCGGGCGTTGATGCACGCCGTGCTGTCCGAAGTGGACGGCGAGGTGGTCACGCTCACCGCCTCGAAACTGGGCAAACCGCTGTACGACGCGCTGGAGTTCACCACCGTCGCGATGGCCTCGTGGTGGGCGTAG
- a CDS encoding class I SAM-dependent methyltransferase, protein MTAGSAFWIAAVRARESERADRLFDDPFARELAGERGLRQVVLHGAGLDTRTYRLDLPTDADWYEMGRAKVFAAKEPVLAVAAARCRRHPVVADLAADRATPLRDTGFTPGAPTLWLAENCCTPRGTTRRCGTSERRVRNAALDSSPCAAKIGRRVQVWRTRRASRTRRF, encoded by the coding sequence ATGACGGCGGGCAGCGCGTTCTGGATCGCCGCCGTGCGGGCTCGCGAATCCGAGCGCGCCGACCGGCTCTTCGACGACCCCTTCGCCCGGGAGCTGGCGGGCGAGCGCGGGTTACGGCAGGTCGTGCTGCACGGCGCCGGGCTGGACACGCGCACGTACCGGCTCGACCTCCCGACCGACGCCGACTGGTACGAAATGGGCCGTGCGAAAGTCTTCGCCGCCAAGGAACCCGTTCTCGCCGTGGCCGCAGCCCGGTGCCGGCGCCACCCGGTCGTGGCCGACCTCGCGGCCGACCGGGCCACGCCCTTGCGCGACACCGGGTTCACACCCGGTGCGCCAACGCTCTGGCTCGCCGAGAACTGCTGCACGCCGCGGGGAACTACGCGTCGGTGCGGGACCTCCGAGCGGCGCGTGCGGAACGCGGCCCTCGACTCGAGCCCGTGCGCGGCGAAGATCGGAAGGCGGGTTCAGGTATGGCGAACACGACGCGCTTCGAGAACGCGAAGGTTTTAG
- a CDS encoding nucleotidyltransferase domain-containing protein: protein MLTAKTALDVLARLRSAGCRVWLAGGWGVDALLGRQTRDHSDLDLLHRVDEEPTVLAALAGFAEAEDLRPVRFVLTRPDGASLDLHPLHFAPDGSATQAADNTGGTFDYPADCFVTGTIEGVTVPCLSVTQQLLFHQGYEPRAHDIADVEALHTALGRSR, encoded by the coding sequence ATGCTCACCGCCAAGACCGCCCTGGACGTCCTGGCCCGCCTGCGCTCGGCCGGCTGCCGCGTTTGGCTGGCCGGCGGCTGGGGCGTCGACGCGCTCCTGGGCCGCCAGACGCGTGACCACTCCGACCTCGACCTCCTCCACCGCGTCGACGAGGAACCCACTGTCCTCGCCGCCCTGGCCGGCTTCGCCGAAGCCGAGGACCTCCGCCCGGTCCGCTTCGTCCTCACCCGCCCCGACGGCGCGTCCCTCGACCTGCACCCCCTGCACTTCGCCCCGGACGGCTCCGCCACCCAGGCCGCCGACAACACCGGCGGGACTTTCGACTACCCCGCGGACTGCTTCGTCACGGGCACCATCGAAGGCGTGACGGTGCCGTGCTTGTCGGTCACGCAGCAGCTGCTGTTCCACCAGGGTTACGAACCGCGCGCCCACGACATCGCGGACGTCGAGGCTCTTCACACAGCGCTCGGCCGGTCGCGCTAG
- a CDS encoding class I adenylate-forming enzyme family protein, which translates to MVYPQAVLDALTQDPDAVAFEHGPRQVTRAEVFDLIGRFTAALRGAGVARGDGVGLATAVTPEGWAALIAAQVLGCRAVGIRAGLPVAHLREVVGDLAAVVVDAASETPQLRATAAGAKLLRIEPSLLEVFEEPVPCGRPDDPGWVVFTSGSTGVPKGVAYSFAALTAQGVEHRPEESAADLAARYRRFLLFGTLTSAVMITHLRSCLLAGGTVVIPEDLPDFPWILPRLDITAALTTVPRLYRILDVLRTSAVDLSGVRMLVVAGSPVAPGLMAEAFSRVGPGMQQAYGQTEAGKLTVLTPADVAAFPDALGSVGRPCAGVEISVRSASGALLPAGSPGEIFVRAPGVFTEYWRNPSQTASVLQDGWVRTQDLGWVDDAGFLFLTGRTRDVVIVNAVIHYTGPIERALAEHPDVDQAYVVAAPHADTGEAARAFVVAAPGRSADVVALGAVVASFVGEAAASVTVIDEVPVAPSGKPDKAALLGLIG; encoded by the coding sequence ATGGTCTACCCGCAGGCAGTGCTCGACGCGCTCACCCAGGATCCGGACGCGGTCGCGTTCGAGCACGGCCCACGGCAGGTCACGCGCGCCGAAGTGTTCGACCTGATCGGCCGGTTCACCGCCGCGCTGCGGGGCGCGGGGGTTGCGCGCGGGGACGGCGTCGGCCTGGCCACCGCCGTGACGCCCGAGGGGTGGGCCGCGCTGATCGCCGCGCAGGTGCTGGGGTGCCGCGCGGTGGGGATCCGGGCCGGCCTGCCGGTCGCGCATCTGCGCGAAGTCGTGGGCGATCTGGCGGCCGTGGTGGTCGACGCGGCTTCCGAAACCCCGCAACTGCGCGCGACCGCGGCGGGCGCGAAGCTCCTGCGGATCGAACCGTCGTTGCTCGAGGTGTTCGAGGAGCCGGTGCCCTGCGGACGGCCGGACGACCCCGGCTGGGTGGTCTTCACCAGCGGCAGCACGGGCGTGCCGAAGGGCGTCGCGTACTCCTTCGCCGCGCTGACGGCGCAGGGGGTGGAGCACCGCCCGGAGGAGAGCGCTGCGGACCTGGCCGCGCGCTACCGGCGGTTCCTCCTGTTCGGCACCCTGACGAGCGCGGTGATGATCACGCACCTGCGTTCGTGCCTGCTCGCGGGCGGCACGGTGGTGATCCCGGAGGACCTGCCGGACTTCCCGTGGATCCTGCCGCGCCTGGACATCACGGCCGCGTTGACGACCGTCCCGCGGCTGTACCGGATCCTGGACGTGCTGCGCACTTCCGCCGTTGATCTGAGCGGTGTGCGCATGCTGGTAGTGGCCGGTTCGCCCGTCGCGCCGGGCCTGATGGCGGAGGCGTTTTCCCGCGTGGGGCCCGGGATGCAGCAGGCGTACGGCCAGACGGAGGCGGGGAAGCTGACCGTCCTGACGCCGGCTGACGTGGCTGCGTTCCCCGATGCCCTGGGCTCGGTGGGCCGCCCGTGCGCCGGCGTGGAGATCTCAGTGCGTTCTGCGTCGGGTGCTTTGCTGCCGGCGGGTTCGCCGGGCGAGATCTTCGTGCGCGCGCCCGGTGTCTTCACCGAGTACTGGCGCAATCCCTCGCAGACTGCTTCCGTGCTGCAGGACGGGTGGGTCCGCACGCAGGACCTCGGGTGGGTGGACGACGCCGGTTTCCTGTTCTTGACCGGCCGGACGCGGGACGTGGTGATCGTGAACGCGGTGATCCACTACACCGGGCCGATCGAGCGGGCGTTGGCGGAACACCCGGACGTGGATCAGGCCTATGTCGTGGCCGCTCCCCACGCGGACACCGGCGAGGCCGCGCGCGCGTTCGTCGTCGCGGCGCCGGGGCGGAGCGCGGATGTGGTGGCGTTGGGCGCGGTGGTGGCTTCCTTCGTGGGCGAGGCCGCGGCTTCGGTGACGGTGATCGACGAGGTTCCTGTTGCACCGTCGGGAAAACCGGACAAGGCAGCGCTGCTGGGGTTGATCGGCTAG
- a CDS encoding S8 family serine peptidase, producing the protein MDPQRLWPLTRGDDQLVAVIGTGVDAQNGQFALGQVLGGGTSDCDGRGAIAAGIVGAQPSEETTFTGVAPDAKLLALRYVDGSDCGDPGALAGAVDTAVDRGAGVILVAVPAVADSPALASAVSRARSRGAVVVSAAAATQQDAHTYPTASPGVLAVGSTSEAGAPVQTEAGDYLGISAPGANLVSTFAGGGGAVAHCWPVTDPSPAAAYVAGVAALVRAAHPSLTGDQVVTRLTLTASPPPSGTRYTRRGCGVVDAYAAVSSTLPASVAVPGGSAAPLALPAVVAAPAPPASPVHLAAGFLAVGGVVLAAATGSRPSPSAAAGGAGRRRGSRRRRAELRARHRW; encoded by the coding sequence GTGGACCCGCAACGCCTGTGGCCCCTGACGCGTGGCGACGATCAGCTCGTCGCCGTGATCGGCACGGGTGTCGACGCGCAGAACGGTCAGTTCGCGCTCGGCCAGGTCCTCGGTGGCGGCACCTCCGACTGCGACGGCCGCGGCGCGATCGCCGCGGGGATCGTCGGCGCGCAGCCGTCGGAAGAAACGACGTTCACGGGCGTGGCGCCGGACGCGAAGCTGCTCGCGTTGCGGTACGTGGACGGCTCCGACTGCGGTGACCCGGGCGCGCTGGCTGGCGCCGTGGACACGGCGGTCGACCGCGGTGCCGGCGTGATCCTCGTGGCCGTGCCCGCGGTGGCGGACAGCCCGGCCCTGGCTTCCGCCGTTTCCCGCGCGCGCTCCCGCGGTGCGGTCGTCGTCTCCGCTGCCGCCGCGACGCAGCAGGACGCGCACACCTACCCCACCGCGTCGCCCGGCGTGCTGGCCGTCGGCTCGACCAGCGAGGCCGGCGCTCCCGTCCAGACGGAGGCCGGTGACTACCTTGGCATTTCCGCTCCGGGCGCCAACCTGGTCAGCACCTTCGCAGGCGGGGGCGGCGCCGTTGCCCACTGCTGGCCCGTGACGGATCCGTCGCCGGCTGCCGCCTACGTCGCCGGCGTCGCGGCTCTCGTGCGCGCCGCCCACCCGTCGCTGACCGGCGACCAGGTGGTGACCCGGCTGACCCTCACGGCGTCCCCTCCGCCCTCGGGCACCCGCTACACCCGGCGGGGCTGCGGCGTGGTCGACGCTTATGCCGCCGTGTCCTCGACTTTGCCCGCTTCCGTTGCGGTGCCGGGTGGTTCGGCCGCGCCGCTGGCTCTGCCTGCCGTGGTTGCGGCCCCCGCGCCACCCGCGTCTCCGGTGCACCTCGCCGCTGGCTTCCTCGCCGTGGGCGGCGTGGTCCTCGCCGCCGCGACGGGGTCTCGGCCGTCGCCTTCCGCCGCGGCCGGCGGCGCCGGAAGGCGTCGCGGTTCACGCCGTAGGCGCGCGGAATTGCGTGCACGGCATCGTTGGTAG
- the nadC gene encoding carboxylating nicotinate-nucleotide diphosphorylase encodes MTELYPFSEAVEHALVAAGLEVADVRRVVTTALEEDLRYGPDATTASTVPASARAVAELTPRSPGVVAGLPVMLAVFDAVLGSDYEVVSSKPDGSRLAAGEPALVVRGPVRGLLTAERTALNLVCRLSGIATATAEWVSEVEGTGAAIRDSRKTTPGLRLLEKYAVRCGGGVNHRMGLGDAVLIKDNHVVAAGSVTAALAAAREHAPELPCEVEVDDLAQLEEALAAGADEVLLDNFTPAQCAEAVTRRDTVSPKTRLESSGGLTLDRGRAYAESGVDFLSVGALTHSSPALDLGMDLR; translated from the coding sequence ATGACCGAGCTCTACCCGTTTTCCGAGGCCGTCGAGCACGCGCTGGTCGCGGCCGGGCTCGAGGTGGCCGATGTCCGGCGCGTGGTGACCACGGCGCTCGAAGAGGACCTGCGGTACGGGCCCGACGCCACCACCGCGTCGACGGTGCCGGCGTCGGCGCGGGCCGTCGCGGAGCTGACGCCGCGCTCGCCCGGGGTCGTCGCCGGCCTGCCCGTGATGCTCGCGGTGTTCGACGCGGTGCTGGGCTCCGATTACGAGGTCGTTTCGTCGAAGCCGGACGGTTCGCGGCTCGCGGCGGGGGAGCCCGCTCTCGTGGTGCGCGGCCCCGTGCGGGGGCTGCTGACGGCCGAGCGGACGGCGCTGAACCTCGTGTGCCGGCTCTCGGGCATCGCGACGGCGACGGCCGAGTGGGTGTCCGAGGTGGAGGGTACGGGCGCTGCGATCCGCGACTCCCGCAAGACGACGCCGGGCTTGCGGCTGCTGGAGAAGTACGCGGTGCGCTGCGGCGGCGGCGTGAACCACCGCATGGGCCTCGGTGACGCCGTGCTGATCAAGGACAACCACGTCGTCGCGGCCGGCTCGGTGACGGCCGCGCTGGCGGCGGCGCGCGAGCACGCGCCGGAGCTGCCGTGCGAGGTCGAGGTCGACGATCTGGCACAGCTGGAGGAGGCGCTCGCCGCGGGCGCGGACGAGGTGCTGCTGGACAACTTCACGCCCGCGCAGTGCGCCGAGGCCGTGACGCGGCGGGACACGGTTTCGCCGAAAACGCGGCTGGAATCCTCTGGTGGACTGACCCTCGACCGTGGTAGGGCCTACGCCGAGTCCGGTGTGGACTTCCTGTCGGTGGGCGCGTTGACGCACTCTTCGCCCGCTTTGGACCTCGGGATGGACCTGCGCTGA